TGGGTCGGCTCCGTCGCGCTGCTGTTCACGGCCTTCATGGCGGCTCTGATCGCGTTCTACATCCAGCGCGTGCACGTCGCTCAGGGTGGCGAACTTCCCGAGGACGTGCTCACCGCCGATATCGATGACGGCGACCCCGAGATGGGCGAGTTCAGCCCGTGGTCGTGGTGGCCCATCGTGCTGGCCTTCTCTGCGGGTCTCGCCTTCATCGGCCTGGCCGTGGGCGCGTGGATGGTGCCGATCGGCCTCGGAGTCTTCGCCGTCGCGATCGTCGGCTGGGTGTACGAGTACTACCGCGGATACTTCGCCCGCTGACGGTGGGGTTCCGACTGGAGTCCGTCGCGGCGTCCGCCTCGGGCCCGCGACCGAGCAACCAGGATTCGGCGTTCGCGGCGCCCTGGGGTGCGGGAGTTGCCGACGGCGTCGGCGGTGGTCCCGCCGGAGATCTCGCGTCAGCCGCTTTCGTGCACCGTCTGGTGGCGGGGTGGCACCAGTCTCCGGATGCCGAGATGCTGACCGAGCGCACGCT
The Microbacterium sp. SLBN-154 DNA segment above includes these coding regions:
- the ctaF gene encoding aa3-type cytochrome oxidase subunit IV, with translation MRTNVGLWWLLSGFFLLVFAFYTVWNIISYTTAEVPWFSAIEWVGSVALLFTAFMAALIAFYIQRVHVAQGGELPEDVLTADIDDGDPEMGEFSPWSWWPIVLAFSAGLAFIGLAVGAWMVPIGLGVFAVAIVGWVYEYYRGYFAR